Within the Hevea brasiliensis isolate MT/VB/25A 57/8 chromosome 2, ASM3005281v1, whole genome shotgun sequence genome, the region GCCCAGATCAGCTCATGGGCGATGTGTTATACTATGGAGACAACCACTCTGAAGTGGTCCAGCTGCATTGTAGAGAAGATGTGGAGAAGTTGATTGATGATCATAAGGCTGATCACAAGCTGATTGTACTTGATGTAGGGTTGAAGCACTGTGGACCATGCGTGAAAGTCTATCCAACTGTGATCAAATTGTCGAGGAGGATGGCTGATACTGTGGTGTTTGCGAGGATGAACGGTGATGAGAATGATAACTGCATGCAGTTCTTGAAGGATATGGACGTGATTGAGGTACCCACTTTCTTATTTATCAGAGATGGTGAGATTTGTGGTAGGTATGTAGGCTCAGGGAAAGGTGAGCTTGTAGGAGAAATTCTTAGATACCAAGGAGTTCGTGTAACCTATTAAAGATAGAATCTAAATTAGACAAAATTCTTGATCATAGTTCAAATTAATGGAAAGAAAGATGAGTGATTTATTCTGTGTTTTTGCTTTGCTGTTAGTGTTTCAGCTCAAAATCATAGATAAACCTGCAAAATTTCATGCTTGAGCTTCTGGAAAATTACTGATTTCATGCTTGATCTTGGGATGTGAAAATGAAGGTAAAACGTTAATTTAAGGTTATGAATTGGTTGAAATTTTATCAATCAATAAGCGTAGGAGTCACATAAAGGAAGCCTCAAACTGGTGCTTTAGTAGGAAGTTTAATACATTGTTCTTAAGGATGTGGTAAGGAAACTATAGAAGAAAAAGATTGAAGAACCTGAGGACATGGCAGGCTTGCCCTTCTTTCTCAGCACTTTATAACAGGACTAATTGCTTAGATAATAAGAAGCAATCTCCTCTCCTTGAGTCATCTTAAAGGAGAGAAAATTACCGTTACAGGAATTAAATAATACaagaattaaagaataaaaaaattatgtaatATGTTTTTAAATAATAGGAATCCATAAAATTTAACTAAACCTAAACATCTAAAATAATTGAAAAGATTAAAGAGTAAATAGAATAAAAAtaagaattaattaatatattttttaaataaaagcatcaatcaattaatttcattaaaatagatgAATTAAATAGTAACATTCGTTTATAAACATGCATGGAAAGGCATTTAGTGGAGGTTTAGGTAGAAGAACTCTAATTTGGTCCTTCTTTAAGGAAAAAGAAGGAAACTAAATATGCTTTGAGCAAACAAGGTCATTTCTTGTTTAAGAAAAATCTTTTGTAGACTTTATTCATTACATATCCAAAATATAAATACATGAGATATATGTATTTGATAAAtggattatatatattttatgtcttaaattcataataaatcgaGTTTAGATAAGAAAAATCCTCTTGTTTAAGGTACTAACTTGAACtcgttaaataattataaataatctaattcattataaatatgattaaatatattttttatacttatattcattttaaatttaattgatattttttttttcgaTCGGAAGATAGACATACACAGCGTTTAGAGGCAGGACTCGATATTTTGATAATACCATATCAATTTTACCAAGACCACTTCTCCCATAAAAGCACTACGCGTGCATACTCATTTATTGACGTGAGATCCCGAATGATCAGCCTTTGGGCACACCCATAATTGTTACTATTTGAATCCGTTTATATGGActttattgataatttatataaaaatcatatattttattaataatttttatatatatttcaaaatttaaatataatattttaaaatataattttttatattaaataataacttttataaataatttcagataataaatattcaatatataaaattaaaatttaacactaattatcaaatttaaaattaatggTATATAAATTTATCTTATTGGAGTCAAATCATATCAAGTACTTAAAAATACCATATCTGATATCATCCAAAAATATTTTAGATCTTATATATAAACAGTagaacataaaattattttaaaatttaaacgtTGAAATTCCAAGTAACTCTTTAATTATTAATTGGATTCATAGCCTTATTTTCAAAATATCAAGAAAATAAGGTAATTTTCATAGCAAGTCTCTGAATTTTGCCCCATCTTTTATTGtcctttaactttaatttattattaaaaattcttaaattttaattttgcttCACAAAAATCCTTTTAATCTATTATAACagattttcatattaaaaaaagaTATTAAAATCAGAACCTAACACAAAATATTAATGTCATTACAATGATCTGATTCCTTGAAAAGTAAAGGGTAAAGGACTAAAACTGCGTTTGTACATATTACAATGCTTAACAGATTAAAAgggatttttttaataaaataaaattaaaattcaaaaatttttaattacaaattGAAGTTAAAGAATGAAAatgaaatatgaaataaaatttcaactaaaaattttaaaaattaaccaGAATAAAACATGTTAAGTGTGACTCAGAATTATTTGATGATCCCATTTTTAAGGCATTTCACTATTATCTTCAACTGCTTGTGGGATCAATCACTTCGTTTCAAAGCATTACTTAGATAAAAAGAATGAATAAATAGATTAACGAGCTTAACACTCACGAAATTCACAGACTAATATATAACGGCTATACACATACATCAATCTTTGTATTTATTTAATAACATATTGCTTAATTTCACTGTGTTTCTCCAATCTAAGATGAACAACAACGATTAAAAGAACCAAATATTAATTGGTATCTTATATatcaagaaaaagaaaattgtatCTATTCAAATTGCTCTGATTAAATTCAACTGAAGAGGCCGCGGTGGATTCATGGCTCTTCTTTTCCATAGATTAACCTCTTTTCTTGGCTGCAAGGCCACTGCAGGACCAATTATTATAGGCGCTGAGAAAGGAATAAtcacctcttcttcttcttcttctccatcaGAATAATAACCTCGGTGATCTGAATCCACCGGCGAAATATGATCCGTCCAGTCAATGCTGGCAAACGTATCTCGACTCAAAGCAGGTGCTCTTTCAGAAAGTGGCTGCTTCTCATAGATAGAAGCATTGGATCTCCTCCTATCAGTTGGTTTTGCACTACTAAAGAGCTTCTTAATCGTCGACGCATGTTTGTTTATCTTACGTGGAGACGGTACAGCCTTTGTTTCTTGAGGCAAAGCCCGCTTGGCCTTGCTAATTACCATCTTCTTCTTGAGTTTGATTTGGCCCATGCAGGACACTTTAGGCGAGGTGGGTTCTTCGCACTCGACGTTTCCATTCTTGGGTTTCCGTCGAACTTCATCGGGGATGATGGAAACAATGGGACCAGAAAATCCTTTATCGACATGAGCTTTGAGACTGTGGAAGTGATTCTCAGATCGTTTATCTCTACCAGGGCTGAATTGGAAGGAGACTGCAGAAGCAGGTTTGGGTTATAAAAACTTGAGGATCTTGTTCTTTGATTTACGTTGCTTCTCCATTTTCAAAAGCTCTCTAAGAGATATTCAATCACCCACCTGCGAATCACTTCACATATATACATATTAGGACAAGGGCTCATTCTTGATCATGTCATTGGTCAAATGAGAAGGGTGTGACTTAAGCAATGTTGAAATTAACCGTAGGAGTTTTAtatgattatattttatattttaaatttatgataaattaaatttagataaaaaataataaattctatATAAATATGAGAAAATGTGCACGAAAGAATATAAAAGAGTATAATTGTCTTTTTCAGATTTTAGATCTAAATTGGCTATTCAAGGTTGAAAAAGAgagcaaattaaaattaaatcggtTCTATCTGATTTCAGTTTAAGACGACAGTATAATGTCATATTTAGTTTGGTTTAATATTGATGATTTcgattttgattttaatatttgaGTGGTTTAATCTAGTTATGTTCAAATGCACAATTTAAATTCTTAAACCATAAACCAAAGTCAATTCCTAAATTAACCCAAACCAAACTTGATTTGATTTAAAACCTAAACCGATCCCAGGTCAGTTCTAATTTGTCAATTGTCTCTAATCATGAAATGGAAAGGGAAAAACAATCTGAATTTGGTAACTTCAACCCAATTAATTATAATCAAGATCCTTTGGGAGATATATGGCAAGAGATCATTTTTCTTTTAAGTGATTTTGAATATTATTCATATTCTTTAATTCAagtaattattttcttggcaataaaataaatataggtatttaaaaaaaaaattcaaaatatcaTATCCATTGACACTTTTTATTAGGAAAATTTGCATAATTAATATGGTAGTAGAGTGAATGATCATAATTATGAGTTGGTGGAATAATGTTATTTACGAGAAAATTCTTACCGAAAATATAAATAagtgaaatttatatatttaataggtgaGTTCTATCGTATATTAGTATtttgaatttataaaatttcattgtaCATATTGTATCTTAGATTCATGATAAATCGaatctaaataagaaaaatttgatgctgatttttttattaatttaataataaataaaattatacaccctaatgtaaaattttaattataaataaaagacTAGTGCTTGGGTTGAGGAGTTGGCCTCCAGAATCCAAACGACAGATCGTTgagtttgcaaaaaaaaaaattgcaaatttaAACGACAGGTCGTTAAGTTTTTAAAGCTATTTCTCTGTTTTTTTTTATAGAGCAGAGAGCAGTGAAATCGATGCTCGGGGAATGTGGCTTCCCGCTATATCCCAATCATTGCTTTGGTAAAAACCCTAACTTTATCTTCCGATTCGTCTCTCTGCCTTCAGGTATGCTTAATATCCTCTATCAATTTACTCTTTTCACTACGATTGAAACATTGCTCTTCTTTTCTGAGATTTCAATATCGTAGTCAATTACTAGATTTCATTGAGGAATTGAATTTCGGGATCTAAGCAATTGGATGATTGTGAGATAGGGTTAGTTGTAGCTTTGTTGTTTGATAGTAATACTGGCGATAGTATCTGATTTTTGACTATGTTAGATTCTGTGGACATCTGGGCTTATAGACTTGGATGGTGTTGAATTTTTTGCTGCATTTTACTTTATAAAAACTTGAGCTTGAGGATAACCTTTTCTCTTGTGGAAGAGAATCAGCCATGGTTCTCTCCTTTGATTTGCAGGACTTTATTCTCCGTGCTCGAGTTTTGAAGCTATACAGACAAGCATTAAGGACTGCACAAAGAGCCCCTGAACATGCTAGAGGTGAAATTTTGTATTATTTCATAGACCACTTTCACTCATCTTCTTCgttctttattttttatcagtTCAATTGGAGGAAATCTAATTCTAAACTCAGGCATGGCATTGGGTTTTTAACTCTTTCTTTATCTGTTATGTATCAGTTTAAATTCACCGTTTCTTATTTATTTCCGTCTACAAATCTTGAGGATGAACTCCCCCATTTTTAAATAAAGTTACTTGCGAAGTTTGGCATCTGAGCTGATTACTACAGGTGGAATTTCTATTAAGAATTCAAACAGATTTCATTTTAAGCTTTTGAGTAGATTACTAAAAAGAACCTGGGGAGCTGAGGGTTTATCAGCTTTGAATTAGCTTGTCTAAATTTATATAACCATTTTGGCATTACCTTATAGTTATCTGAACTTGCAGAAGTCTCGATGCATACTATACAGTGAATCGTTGAAAAGACTCTTGTCTCCTGTTTCATTGGAGATTCTACATGCTTCGATATTAATTGGATATATCCGTTTGCTTTTGTGTTCATAGCTTTTACTATTTGGTCTACCACCTGATCATTTTCATAGCATTCGAACTATTTCTCATGCAGTACCTTGTCCTTGTTTCTTTAAATTGTTGAGAATTACTTTGCTCAATCATAACAATTTGTCTACTCTATTATATGTATATGAGCGATGATTATAACTtgcaataatatttaaaaaaaaaaaaacaaaacaaaacttcTCACGTTAATGTCATCTGAATAGGCTTTATTTGAATACTGTGTTGACTGCAACTCTAGCAGCTTTATCTGAAATTCAATGAATTTTACAGTTGAACTGAAGCGGACAATTAGACAAGAGATGGAGAATAACCGGAATTGTAAGGACAACCAGAGGATTCGTTTCCTGATTAGTGAAGGATTAGAGAGAGTAAAACGTTTGGATGAGATGCTTGATATGCAGGGCAATTGCTAGTAGACTGAAATTGCATATGATATGTGTAATGATGTAGTTCAATTTTTTGGAGGATTAAGTTTCTCAATGTAATAGACAATTAATCTAACGTAATGCTGAATATGAAATGAGAGAAGTTCTCAATTACTGATGCGGAAATTGAGAGCAATGGTTTCAAATAAAGGTAGAGAGCTGCACTGCCAGCAAATATAATATTCTCAGGCTGCAAACTCAACAAAATTAAGCCTGGCAATGGTCCTGTTCGGGTCCGAAATTGAACTGAAATTGGCCTGAACCAGCCTAACTGAAACTGGTCGGCCCATTTTCGTGTCGAACCgggttttttctttttaaaaaagaaaGATTGAAAAAAATTCAACGGGTAGATTTAATCAAAATT harbors:
- the LOC110661034 gene encoding uncharacterized protein LOC110661034 isoform X2, whose protein sequence is MVLSFDLQDFILRARVLKLYRQALRTAQRAPEHARVELKRTIRQEMENNRNCKDNQRIRFLISEGLERVKRLDEMLDMQGNC
- the LOC110661034 gene encoding uncharacterized protein LOC110661034 isoform X1, which gives rise to MLGECGFPLYPNHCFGKNPNFIFRFVSLPSAMVLSFDLQDFILRARVLKLYRQALRTAQRAPEHARVELKRTIRQEMENNRNCKDNQRIRFLISEGLERVKRLDEMLDMQGNC